In Haloarcula halophila, a single window of DNA contains:
- a CDS encoding response regulator transcription factor translates to MPGEILVVDDDETIRRLVSHRLEAAGYDVRTCEDGREAADLLGTDYRPDLVVMDVMMPRLDGTRLARMVRKGELAVPTDLPIVMLTSRGREEHVLEGFDAGVDDYVTKPFRSAELVARVRRQMDG, encoded by the coding sequence ATGCCGGGTGAGATACTCGTCGTCGACGACGACGAAACGATCAGGCGGCTCGTCTCCCACCGGCTCGAAGCGGCGGGCTACGACGTGCGGACCTGCGAGGACGGCCGCGAAGCGGCCGACCTGTTGGGGACCGACTACCGGCCTGACCTCGTCGTGATGGACGTGATGATGCCCCGCCTCGACGGAACGCGGTTGGCCCGGATGGTCCGCAAGGGAGAACTCGCGGTCCCGACGGACCTGCCGATCGTGATGCTCACTTCCCGTGGCCGGGAGGAACACGTCCTCGAAGGATTCGACGCGGGCGTCGACGACTACGTGACGAAACCGTTCCGGAGCGCGGAGCTCGTCGCCAGAGTCCGGAGGCAGATGGATGGTTGA
- a CDS encoding HEAT repeat domain-containing protein → MVEPVVLQTGDVVAFGYTVPLTVVVVMLALVIALALAVSMFLTVGLSVYHSVQDTQRERVKPDLREELLSRLFSQDPDWEALVADCSRTERRVLESLLDEHLRELDGSDADRLRELGDALGIPDRARRRLGSGNEYRRLHALTWLTLLRRPEPYVESSFEPETPRERAAAVTLLQACDRLPDAETGVSLLLDGANEQFSVFGQDTLYRVARSDPEPLLARASSHYRDWPEPLLAQVLAVCSQLETSVGDRSLEWVTAALETENEAIRAAAADTLGSFGWRASLRDQLFLERATDDPSPRVRAAVYEMLASWGDREAITVLLFALVEETDPRALTLGTTALVGRRDHVDHDTAAVLGPAWDWSFEHSEYDRIAGRVTAGTVRG, encoded by the coding sequence ATGGTTGAGCCGGTCGTGCTCCAGACGGGCGACGTGGTCGCGTTCGGCTACACGGTCCCGTTGACTGTCGTCGTGGTCATGCTGGCACTCGTGATCGCGCTTGCGCTGGCGGTTTCGATGTTTCTGACGGTTGGGCTCTCGGTGTACCACTCGGTACAGGACACCCAGCGCGAGCGGGTCAAACCGGACTTGCGCGAGGAACTACTGAGCCGGCTGTTCAGTCAGGACCCGGACTGGGAAGCACTCGTCGCGGACTGTTCACGCACCGAACGGCGCGTCCTCGAATCCCTGCTCGACGAACACCTCCGGGAACTCGACGGCAGCGATGCCGACCGGCTCAGAGAGTTGGGCGACGCCCTCGGGATTCCCGACCGGGCTCGACGCCGGCTCGGGAGCGGGAACGAGTACCGACGGCTCCACGCGCTGACGTGGCTGACACTGCTCCGGCGGCCGGAGCCGTACGTCGAGTCCTCGTTCGAGCCCGAGACCCCGCGTGAGCGGGCCGCGGCGGTTACACTTTTGCAGGCGTGTGACCGGCTCCCCGACGCGGAGACGGGGGTATCACTCCTGCTCGACGGCGCGAACGAGCAGTTCAGCGTATTCGGTCAGGACACCCTCTACCGTGTCGCACGTAGCGACCCGGAGCCGCTGTTGGCCCGCGCGAGCAGCCACTATCGCGACTGGCCCGAGCCGCTGCTCGCACAGGTACTGGCGGTCTGTTCGCAGTTGGAGACCAGCGTCGGCGACCGGAGCTTAGAGTGGGTGACCGCCGCCCTGGAGACCGAAAACGAGGCGATCCGGGCGGCGGCCGCTGACACACTGGGTAGTTTCGGCTGGCGGGCATCGCTCCGCGACCAGCTATTCCTCGAACGGGCGACCGACGATCCCTCGCCCCGCGTTCGCGCGGCGGTGTACGAGATGCTCGCCTCGTGGGGCGACCGGGAAGCGATCACCGTCCTCCTGTTCGCGCTCGTCGAGGAGACCGACCCCCGGGCGCTGACACTCGGGACGACGGCGCTGGTCGGCCGCCGGGACCACGTCGACCACGACACGGCGGCGGTGTTGGGGCCCGCCTGGGACTGGAGCTTCGAACACTCGGAGTACGACCGCATCGCCGGTCGCGTGACCGCCGGGACGGTGCGTGGGTAG